The Pseudolabrys sp. FHR47 genome contains a region encoding:
- the tcmP gene encoding three-Cys-motif partner protein TcmP: MTVEHDFGGQHTELKLSIVEAYLKAFTLALRDKFQDLWYIDAFAGTGSRTTRTTFDAGEILESRPIEIVETRRGSARIAIDVRPAFDHIVFIESNPAYCAELRRLKEQNPDRDIIVVEGDANRAIQESIEWDGWRAARGVIFLDPYGMEVEWKTLQAIAKTRAIDVWFLFPLAGLFRNATRRLSDIDSHKRAALTRIFGSDDWEKELYPLESSPDLFGQTERRREANVQGLERYVKGRLETIFPKVLKPLALPIDSKPQRFSLFLCISNPEPKAIGLATRIGNHILKTGISSNVVPR; this comes from the coding sequence ATGACGGTCGAGCACGATTTTGGCGGGCAACACACAGAACTCAAGCTCTCTATTGTTGAGGCGTACCTCAAAGCGTTTACCTTGGCGCTGAGAGATAAGTTCCAAGACCTTTGGTACATTGACGCATTTGCTGGCACAGGCAGCCGCACAACCCGAACGACGTTCGACGCGGGAGAGATTCTAGAGTCGCGGCCAATCGAAATTGTCGAGACGCGCAGGGGCTCGGCCCGAATTGCCATCGACGTTAGGCCCGCTTTCGATCACATCGTGTTTATCGAAAGCAATCCAGCTTACTGCGCCGAACTTCGGAGACTGAAAGAGCAAAATCCCGATCGAGATATTATCGTCGTTGAGGGCGACGCAAACCGCGCGATCCAAGAATCGATAGAATGGGATGGATGGCGCGCCGCTCGCGGCGTCATTTTCCTCGACCCGTATGGCATGGAAGTCGAATGGAAGACCCTTCAAGCAATTGCAAAAACGCGCGCCATCGATGTTTGGTTTCTCTTCCCCTTGGCCGGCCTTTTTCGAAACGCGACTCGAAGGTTGTCCGACATTGATTCCCACAAACGGGCAGCGTTGACCCGCATATTTGGTTCTGACGACTGGGAGAAAGAATTGTATCCGCTAGAGTCGTCTCCCGATCTATTCGGCCAAACCGAGCGGCGGCGCGAGGCGAATGTTCAGGGACTGGAGCGATATGTAAAGGGCCGACTCGAAACGATATTTCCAAAAGTTCTGAAACCGCTTGCATTGCCGATCGATTCAAAGCCTCAACGGTTTTCACTTTTCCTGTGCATTTCGAATCCAGAACCCAAGGCTATCGGGCTGGCCACCAGAATTGGCAATCACATACTCAAGACGGGCATTTCATCGAACGTTGTGCCCCGATAG
- a CDS encoding MFS transporter, giving the protein MRRDRIVPLIIAVALFMENMDSTVIATSLPAIAADIGTNPLALKLAVTSYLLSLAVFIPASGWTADRFGASTVFRAAIAVFMLGSIGCALSSSLTDFVIARILQGMGGAMMMPVGRIVLVRTISKRELVGAMAWVTTPALIGPVIGPPVGGFITTYFSWHWIFLINIPIGIAGIILASRYIENIRAETHERFDVVGMIYAGLGIAGLAFGLSVAGLNFLPWSIVIGLVVGGTIFIAAYLVHAKRTPVPALDLTLFRLPTFFASVVGGFVFRIGIGALPFLLPLMLQLGFGLSPFHSGLITFAAAAGAMGMKAATAGLLRRFGFRNILLVNTFIGAGFLAVCALFTEVTPPAIMIALLFVGGFSRSLQFTSINTLAYAEIEPSRVSRATSLVSVAQQLAMSSGVAVGALAVDLTAAWHGHTQLTAADFPAAFVIVAGISVWSVLFFMRLPPDAGAELSGRGPVPAQTPADKI; this is encoded by the coding sequence ATGCGCCGAGACCGCATCGTCCCGCTGATTATCGCGGTCGCCCTGTTCATGGAGAACATGGACTCAACGGTAATCGCCACCTCGCTGCCGGCAATCGCGGCCGATATCGGCACCAACCCGCTGGCGCTTAAGCTCGCCGTTACGTCCTACCTGCTCTCGCTCGCGGTCTTCATTCCCGCCTCGGGTTGGACCGCCGACCGCTTCGGCGCCTCGACTGTGTTCCGCGCCGCCATCGCCGTGTTCATGCTCGGCTCGATCGGCTGCGCGCTGTCCTCGTCGCTGACCGATTTCGTCATCGCCCGCATATTGCAGGGCATGGGCGGCGCCATGATGATGCCGGTCGGCCGCATTGTGCTGGTGCGCACCATCTCCAAGCGCGAGCTGGTCGGCGCCATGGCCTGGGTCACCACGCCGGCGCTGATCGGCCCGGTGATCGGCCCGCCGGTCGGCGGTTTCATCACCACCTATTTCAGCTGGCACTGGATCTTCCTGATCAACATTCCGATCGGGATTGCCGGCATCATCCTCGCCAGCCGCTACATCGAGAACATCCGCGCCGAGACGCATGAACGCTTCGACGTCGTCGGCATGATCTATGCCGGGCTAGGCATCGCGGGGCTCGCCTTCGGCCTGTCGGTCGCCGGGCTCAACTTTCTGCCGTGGAGCATCGTCATTGGCCTGGTGGTCGGCGGCACCATCTTTATTGCCGCTTATCTCGTCCACGCCAAACGCACGCCGGTGCCGGCGCTCGACCTCACTCTGTTCCGGTTACCGACGTTTTTTGCCAGCGTCGTCGGCGGCTTCGTCTTCCGCATCGGCATCGGCGCCTTGCCGTTCCTGCTACCGCTGATGCTGCAGCTCGGTTTCGGCCTGTCGCCGTTTCATTCCGGCCTGATCACCTTCGCCGCCGCCGCCGGCGCCATGGGCATGAAAGCGGCAACGGCCGGCCTGCTGCGGCGTTTCGGCTTCCGCAACATCCTTCTCGTCAACACCTTCATCGGCGCGGGCTTCCTCGCCGTATGCGCCCTGTTCACCGAGGTGACGCCGCCGGCCATCATGATCGCGCTTCTGTTCGTCGGCGGCTTCTCCCGCTCGCTGCAGTTCACCTCGATCAACACGCTGGCCTATGCCGAGATCGAACCGTCGCGCGTGTCGCGCGCCACCTCGCTGGTGAGCGTCGCCCAGCAACTGGCAATGTCGTCGGGCGTCGCCGTCGGCGCGCTGGCGGTCGACCTCACCGCCGCCTGGCATGGCCACACGCAACTCACCGCCGCCGACTTCCCGGCCGCCTTCGTCATCGTCGCCGGCATTTCGGTTTGGTCGGTGCTGTTCTTCATGCGGCTGCCGCCCGATGCCGGCGCCGAATTGTCGGGCCGCGGTCCCGTTCCGGCACAGACTCCCGCCGACAAAATTTGA
- a CDS encoding MAPEG family protein: MSIATILLPLFVQVALTFVLLFMTARSRIAAFKAGQVKVADVAVNPTGWPVHVQQICNCYNNQFQLPVLFYVLTILAIVTRHADLIFVVLAWLFVISRIVHAYIHCTSNYVRHRFNAFAVGFFILLAMWVIFAVEILLGLP, from the coding sequence ATGTCCATCGCCACGATCCTGCTGCCGCTGTTCGTTCAGGTGGCACTGACCTTTGTCCTCCTGTTCATGACGGCGCGTTCGCGCATCGCGGCCTTCAAGGCCGGGCAGGTGAAGGTTGCCGACGTGGCGGTCAATCCGACCGGCTGGCCAGTTCACGTCCAGCAGATTTGCAACTGCTACAACAATCAGTTTCAGTTGCCGGTTCTGTTCTACGTGCTGACGATCCTCGCCATTGTCACGCGGCATGCCGATCTGATCTTCGTGGTGCTGGCCTGGCTGTTCGTCATTTCGCGCATCGTGCATGCCTATATCCACTGCACCTCGAACTATGTGCGCCACCGCTTCAACGCCTTCGCCGTCGGGTTTTTCATTCTGCTGGCGATGTGGGTGATCTTCGCCGTTGAAATCCTGCTGGGCCTGCCATGA
- the guaA gene encoding glutamine-hydrolyzing GMP synthase, protein MNQPKQPAAASPATTGASADHDKVLIVDFGSQVTQLIARRVREEGVYSEIVPFQKAEEAFRTMRPKAVILSGGPASVLDSSAPLAPQAIYDAGVPVLGICYGEQAMAQQLGGKVEAGHHREFGRAEVEITADSPFFEGVWVKGEKYPVWMSHGDRVTELPEGFKVLGKAPGSPISIIGDDTRKFYAMQFHPEVVHTPHGAALLRNFVRRIAGLTGDWTMRAFKEEAIEKIRAQVGKGRVICGLSGGVDSAVAAVLLHEAIGDQLTCVLVDHGLMRLAEAKKVVAMFRDSYNIPLVHVDASDTFLKALEGVDDPEVKRKTIGKLFIDVFEAEAKKVGGADFLAQGTLYPDVIESVSFTGGPSVTIKSHHNVGGLPERMNMKLVEPLRELFKDEVRALGRELGLPDSFVGRHPFPGPGLAIRVPGAITKDKLDILRLADEIYIEEIRRAGLYDDIWQAFAVLLPVKTVGVMGDGRTYEFVVGLRAVTSVDGMTADFYPFDMRFLGHVATRIINEVKGVNRVVYDVTSKPPGTIEWE, encoded by the coding sequence ATGAACCAGCCCAAACAGCCCGCCGCCGCCAGCCCCGCCACCACCGGGGCTTCCGCCGATCACGACAAGGTCCTGATCGTCGATTTCGGCTCGCAGGTCACCCAGCTCATCGCCCGCCGCGTGCGCGAGGAGGGGGTCTACAGCGAGATCGTCCCGTTCCAGAAGGCCGAAGAGGCCTTCCGCACCATGCGTCCGAAAGCCGTGATCCTGTCCGGCGGACCGGCGTCTGTGCTCGATTCCAGTGCGCCTTTGGCGCCGCAGGCGATCTACGATGCCGGCGTGCCGGTGCTCGGCATCTGCTACGGCGAGCAGGCGATGGCCCAGCAACTCGGCGGCAAGGTCGAGGCCGGCCACCACCGCGAATTCGGCCGCGCCGAGGTGGAGATCACCGCGGATTCCCCGTTCTTCGAAGGCGTGTGGGTCAAGGGCGAGAAATATCCGGTCTGGATGAGCCACGGCGACCGCGTCACCGAACTCCCCGAGGGCTTCAAGGTCCTCGGCAAGGCGCCGGGCTCGCCGATCTCGATCATCGGCGACGACACGCGCAAATTCTACGCCATGCAATTCCACCCCGAGGTGGTCCACACGCCGCACGGCGCGGCGCTCCTGCGCAACTTCGTGCGCAGGATCGCCGGCCTCACCGGCGACTGGACCATGCGCGCCTTCAAGGAAGAGGCGATCGAGAAAATCCGCGCCCAGGTCGGCAAGGGCCGTGTCATTTGCGGCCTGTCCGGCGGCGTCGACTCGGCGGTGGCCGCGGTGCTGTTGCATGAAGCGATCGGCGATCAGCTCACTTGCGTGCTGGTCGATCACGGTCTGATGCGCCTCGCCGAGGCCAAGAAGGTCGTCGCCATGTTCCGCGACAGCTACAACATTCCCCTGGTACATGTGGACGCTAGCGATACGTTCCTGAAGGCGCTCGAAGGCGTCGACGATCCGGAGGTCAAGCGCAAGACCATCGGCAAACTGTTCATCGACGTGTTCGAGGCCGAGGCCAAGAAGGTGGGCGGCGCCGATTTCCTGGCGCAGGGCACGCTTTATCCCGACGTGATCGAAAGCGTGTCGTTCACCGGCGGCCCGTCGGTGACCATCAAGTCGCATCACAATGTCGGCGGGCTGCCCGAGCGCATGAACATGAAGCTCGTCGAGCCCTTGCGCGAACTGTTCAAGGACGAAGTGCGCGCGCTCGGCCGCGAGCTCGGCCTGCCGGACTCCTTCGTCGGCCGTCATCCGTTCCCGGGGCCGGGCCTGGCGATCCGCGTGCCCGGCGCGATTACGAAGGACAAGCTCGACATCCTGCGGCTCGCCGATGAAATCTATATCGAGGAAATCCGCCGCGCCGGTCTCTACGACGACATCTGGCAGGCCTTCGCCGTGCTGCTGCCGGTGAAGACCGTCGGCGTCATGGGCGACGGTCGCACTTATGAATTTGTTGTGGGACTGCGCGCCGTGACCTCGGTCGACGGCATGACCGCCGACTTCTATCCCTTCGACATGCGCTTCCTCGGCCACGTCGCGACGCGCATCATCAACGAGGTGAAGGGCGTCAACCGCGTGGTTTATGACGTGACGAGCAAGCCGCCGGGAACGATTGAATGGGAGTGA
- the guaB gene encoding IMP dehydrogenase, whose product MAANKLIEALTFDDVLIRPGLSTVMPSDVDIRSRVTASIPLNLPLIASAMDTVTESAMAIAMAQAGGIGVIHRNLEPEQQAAEVRQVKKFESGMVVNPLTIGPDATLQQALDLMKANRISGIPVVEGGGNAKSGYSAGKLVGILTNRDVRFATDPLQAVSELMTKEGLVTVKDGVNQAEAKKLLHQHRIEKLLVVDEQYRCIGLITVKDIEKAVANPNACKDEQGRLRVAAATTVGEKGFARTEALIAAGVDLVVVDTAHGHSQHVLDAVGRIKRLSNKVQVVAGNIATTEGAQALIDAGADAIKVGIGPGSICTTRIVAGVGVPQLTAIMEAVEAAKKQNIPVIADGGIKYSGDFAKALAAGADVAMVGSLLAGTDETPGEVFLYQGRSYKSYRGMGSVSAMARGSADRYFQQDINDTMKLVPEGIEGQVGYKGPVSGVLHQLAGGLRAAMGYVGAKNLDELHDKARFVRITGSGLRESHVHDVTITRESPNYPMSQG is encoded by the coding sequence ATGGCCGCAAACAAGCTCATCGAAGCGCTCACTTTCGACGACGTGCTGATCAGGCCCGGCCTGTCGACCGTCATGCCCTCCGACGTCGACATCAGAAGCCGCGTCACCGCCTCGATCCCGCTCAACCTGCCGCTGATCGCTTCGGCCATGGACACCGTGACGGAGTCGGCCATGGCGATCGCCATGGCGCAGGCCGGCGGCATCGGCGTCATTCACCGCAATCTCGAGCCCGAGCAGCAGGCCGCCGAAGTCCGGCAGGTCAAGAAATTCGAAAGCGGCATGGTGGTGAACCCGCTCACCATCGGACCGGATGCCACGCTGCAGCAGGCACTCGACCTGATGAAGGCGAACCGTATCTCCGGCATTCCGGTGGTCGAAGGCGGCGGCAATGCAAAGTCGGGTTATTCGGCTGGCAAGCTGGTCGGCATTCTGACCAACCGCGACGTGCGCTTCGCCACCGACCCGCTGCAGGCGGTGTCGGAACTGATGACCAAGGAAGGGCTGGTCACGGTGAAGGACGGCGTCAACCAGGCCGAAGCCAAGAAGCTGTTGCACCAGCACCGCATCGAGAAACTGCTGGTGGTCGACGAGCAATATCGCTGCATCGGCCTCATTACCGTGAAGGATATCGAAAAGGCGGTCGCCAATCCGAATGCCTGCAAGGACGAGCAGGGCCGGTTGCGCGTCGCCGCCGCGACCACGGTCGGCGAGAAGGGTTTTGCCCGCACCGAGGCGCTGATCGCGGCGGGCGTCGATCTCGTCGTCGTCGATACCGCGCACGGCCATTCGCAACACGTGCTCGACGCCGTTGGCCGCATCAAACGGCTATCCAATAAGGTTCAGGTGGTGGCCGGCAACATCGCCACCACCGAAGGCGCGCAGGCGCTGATCGATGCCGGCGCCGATGCCATCAAGGTCGGCATCGGGCCGGGCTCGATCTGCACCACGCGCATTGTCGCCGGCGTCGGCGTTCCGCAGCTCACCGCGATCATGGAGGCGGTGGAAGCGGCCAAGAAGCAGAACATTCCGGTGATCGCCGACGGCGGCATCAAATATTCCGGCGACTTCGCCAAGGCGTTGGCCGCCGGCGCCGATGTCGCGATGGTCGGATCGCTGCTCGCCGGCACCGACGAGACGCCGGGCGAGGTGTTCCTCTATCAGGGCCGCTCCTACAAGAGCTATCGCGGCATGGGTTCGGTCTCGGCGATGGCGCGCGGCTCGGCCGACCGCTATTTCCAGCAGGACATCAACGACACCATGAAGCTGGTGCCGGAAGGCATCGAAGGCCAGGTCGGCTACAAGGGCCCGGTGTCGGGCGTGCTGCATCAGCTCGCCGGCGGTTTGCGCGCCGCGATGGGTTATGTCGGCGCGAAGAACCTCGACGAGTTGCACGACAAGGCGCGCTTCGTGCGCATCACCGGCTCGGGCCTGCGTGAAAGCCACGTCCATGACGTGACCATCACGCGCGAAAGCCCGAACTATCCGATGAGCCAGGGGTAG
- a CDS encoding DUF5131 family protein → MTETAIEWTDATWNPVAGCTVISPGCTNCYAMRMAARLEAMPLEKYDGLTRQSGGRAVWTGKIKLDEKALDAPRKWARPRRIFVNSMSDLFHDKVDENFIRRVWRVMEETPRHTYQILTKRPERMALLSEHLPVLKNVWLGTSVESADYLDRIEQLRATRAVVRFVSFEPLIGSVSGANLRDIHWAIVGGESGPRARPMQEHWVDEIEAQCRESGAAFFFKQWGGKNKKAAGRSYRGTTFDEMPVLSM, encoded by the coding sequence ATGACCGAAACGGCGATCGAGTGGACGGATGCAACGTGGAACCCTGTCGCGGGTTGCACGGTGATTTCCCCGGGCTGCACCAATTGCTACGCTATGAGAATGGCCGCTCGCCTTGAAGCGATGCCTTTGGAGAAATACGACGGCTTGACTCGGCAGAGTGGTGGCAGAGCAGTTTGGACCGGCAAGATCAAGTTAGACGAAAAGGCGCTGGACGCGCCTCGGAAATGGGCTCGGCCAAGGCGTATCTTCGTCAACTCAATGTCCGACCTGTTCCACGATAAAGTGGACGAGAACTTCATAAGGCGTGTTTGGCGTGTAATGGAGGAGACACCGCGCCATACCTATCAGATCCTGACCAAGCGGCCAGAGCGGATGGCGTTGCTGTCAGAGCACCTGCCGGTTCTGAAGAACGTCTGGCTGGGGACGAGCGTAGAAAGCGCCGACTACCTTGATCGAATAGAGCAACTGCGCGCCACTCGCGCGGTAGTGCGTTTCGTCTCATTTGAGCCGCTCATTGGTTCGGTCTCCGGCGCCAATCTTCGCGATATTCATTGGGCCATAGTTGGTGGGGAAAGCGGTCCCCGTGCAAGGCCAATGCAAGAGCACTGGGTCGATGAGATCGAGGCCCAATGTCGCGAGAGCGGCGCCGCGTTCTTCTTTAAGCAGTGGGGTGGCAAGAACAAGAAAGCAGCTGGGCGTTCCTATCGGGGCACAACGTTCGATGAAATGCCCGTCTTGAGTATGTGA
- the aat gene encoding leucyl/phenylalanyl-tRNA--protein transferase, whose amino-acid sequence MAFYNERIELSGGDPDRRAALFRETARDRLERWAFGLAWSLMPNRIGGLPALTRLWLSDLFTPAGALPDPQAALDKPYGLAGFAHDLSVPTLLAAHRRGLYPFAHIGPVKWWSPPMRSLLFFSQTHIAKRLRRQMRQGQYRVTFDRDFDGVIKACAGQRAGRFHVTWITPKIMHAYAALHDEGYAHSFEVWNEKGELAGGGYGVAVGNSFVTESQFSREDNTSKIGFTVLNWHLAKWGFAFNDGKVLTPTTRDQGFHEIPRAEYLTRLAAAADQPDRRGRWQVEAELAEISNWQPQDTA is encoded by the coding sequence TTGGCCTTTTACAACGAACGTATCGAGCTATCCGGCGGCGATCCGGACCGGCGTGCAGCGTTGTTTCGTGAAACCGCGCGAGACCGGCTGGAGCGCTGGGCTTTCGGGCTGGCCTGGAGCCTGATGCCGAACCGGATCGGCGGCCTGCCGGCTCTCACCCGGCTGTGGCTGTCTGACCTCTTCACCCCGGCCGGCGCCCTGCCCGACCCGCAAGCCGCGCTCGACAAACCTTATGGCCTTGCCGGCTTCGCCCATGATTTGTCGGTGCCGACGCTGCTCGCCGCGCACCGGCGCGGCCTTTACCCCTTCGCCCACATCGGTCCGGTCAAGTGGTGGTCGCCGCCAATGCGGTCGCTGCTATTTTTCAGCCAGACCCACATCGCCAAGCGCCTGCGCCGCCAGATGCGGCAGGGCCAATACCGCGTCACCTTCGACCGCGATTTCGACGGCGTCATCAAGGCCTGCGCCGGCCAGCGCGCCGGTCGCTTCCACGTCACCTGGATCACGCCGAAGATCATGCACGCCTATGCGGCACTTCATGACGAAGGCTATGCGCATTCCTTCGAGGTCTGGAACGAGAAGGGCGAGCTCGCGGGCGGCGGCTACGGCGTCGCGGTCGGCAATTCCTTCGTCACGGAATCGCAGTTCTCCCGCGAGGACAACACCTCGAAGATCGGCTTCACGGTGTTGAACTGGCATCTAGCGAAATGGGGCTTCGCCTTCAACGACGGCAAGGTGCTGACGCCGACCACGCGCGACCAAGGCTTTCATGAAATCCCGCGCGCCGAATACCTGACGCGGCTCGCCGCAGCCGCCGACCAGCCCGACCGCCGCGGCCGCTGGCAAGTTGAAGCGGAGCTGGCCGAGATATCCAATTGGCAGCCGCAGGATACGGCTTAG
- a CDS encoding RsmB/NOP family class I SAM-dependent RNA methyltransferase: MTPAARLQAAIEVVTAIIDERRPAPDALKTWGQAHRFAGSGDRAAIGGLVYDALRRKASSAYVMGADTPRAIVLGMLKRERGLDADAIARLASGAQYAPAALSDDERSRLDTASLDGAPAHVAGDYPEWLDDAFAQSFGDARAEEGAALASRAPLDLRVNTLKADRDKAASMLADLKPEPTPWSPWGLRIALAADAKAPPIHAEPAFLKGLVEVQDEGSQLAALFSGAKPGEQVLDLCAGAGGKTLALAAMMENKGQLFATDDDKRRLAPIHDRLTRSGARNVQVRTPKSVHTEIDDLKGRMDLVLIDAPCTGTGAWRRNPDAKWRMRPGALEQRTKEQADILDRAVSFLKPGGRIVYITCSLLDAENGAQVRGFLARHAGFVAVPGADIVQAAGVPEGFAQAARLSVEGTLLTPRTTGTDGFFVSVLKRS, from the coding sequence ATGACGCCGGCGGCGCGGCTGCAAGCCGCCATCGAGGTTGTGACCGCCATCATTGACGAGCGCCGTCCGGCGCCTGACGCATTGAAAACGTGGGGCCAGGCGCACCGCTTCGCCGGTTCGGGCGACCGCGCCGCGATCGGCGGTCTCGTTTACGACGCGCTGCGCCGCAAGGCGTCGAGCGCTTACGTCATGGGCGCGGATACGCCGCGCGCCATTGTCCTCGGCATGTTGAAGCGCGAGCGTGGACTCGACGCCGATGCCATCGCCAGGCTCGCGAGCGGAGCGCAATACGCGCCGGCGGCGCTGAGCGATGACGAGCGCTCGCGGCTCGACACGGCGAGCCTCGATGGCGCGCCGGCGCATGTCGCGGGTGATTATCCCGAATGGCTCGACGACGCCTTCGCGCAGAGCTTCGGCGATGCGCGGGCGGAGGAGGGCGCGGCTCTGGCGTCGCGCGCGCCGCTCGACCTGCGCGTCAACACGCTGAAGGCCGATCGCGACAAGGCAGCTTCGATGCTTGCCGATCTGAAGCCCGAGCCCACGCCATGGTCGCCCTGGGGTTTGCGCATCGCGCTGGCGGCCGATGCCAAGGCGCCGCCGATCCATGCCGAGCCGGCCTTTCTCAAGGGCCTGGTCGAGGTGCAGGATGAGGGTTCGCAGCTTGCGGCCTTGTTCTCGGGCGCCAAGCCGGGCGAGCAGGTGCTGGACCTGTGCGCCGGCGCCGGCGGCAAGACTTTGGCGCTGGCGGCGATGATGGAGAACAAGGGGCAGTTGTTCGCCACCGACGACGATAAAAGGCGCCTCGCGCCGATTCATGATCGACTGACGCGCTCCGGCGCCCGGAACGTGCAAGTCAGGACACCGAAGTCAGTCCACACCGAGATCGACGACCTCAAGGGCCGCATGGATCTGGTGCTGATCGACGCGCCTTGCACCGGTACCGGGGCGTGGCGGCGCAACCCCGACGCCAAGTGGCGGATGCGACCCGGCGCGCTCGAGCAGCGCACGAAGGAACAGGCCGATATCCTTGATCGTGCTGTCAGCTTTCTCAAACCGGGCGGGCGGATCGTCTACATCACCTGTTCGTTGCTCGACGCCGAGAACGGGGCGCAGGTGCGCGGTTTCCTGGCGCGTCACGCGGGCTTCGTGGCGGTGCCGGGGGCGGACATCGTGCAGGCCGCCGGGGTGCCAGAGGGCTTCGCGCAGGCGGCACGGTTGTCGGTGGAGGGCACCCTGCTGACGCCGCGGACCACCGGGACCGACGGATTCTTCGTTTCCGTGTTGAAACGGTCCTGA